Proteins from one Carcharodon carcharias isolate sCarCar2 chromosome 19, sCarCar2.pri, whole genome shotgun sequence genomic window:
- the znf593 gene encoding zinc finger protein 593, whose translation MTRSKRIRNHNSDKKKSVSKQWKTKRRTKDLDQIHEDMKPENANKLLHQEVDHDAIGSAQFYCLHCARYFIDQRSLKEHFKTKVHKRRLKQLSEEPYTQEEAERAAGMGSYIPAKKVKVETQTIEEEMKIS comes from the exons ATGACTCGCTCGAAGCGGATACGGAATCACAACAGCGACAAGAAGAAAAGTGTATCAAAGCAATGGAAAACGAAAAGGCGAACAAAAGATTTAGACCAGATTCACGAAGATATGAAACCTGAAAATGCAAACAAATTATTACACCAGGAAGTAGATCATGATGCCATTGGAAGTGCGCAGTTCTATTGTTTACACTGCGC GCGGTACTTCATTGATCAGAGAAGTCTCAAAGAGCATTTTAAGACGAAAGTTCACAAACGAAG ATTAAAACAGCTGAGTGAAGAGCCATACACTCAGGAAGAAGCGGAACGAGCAGCAGGAATGGGCTCCTATATACCAGCAAAGAAAGTCAAAGTTGAGACACAGACAATAGAGGAAGAAATGAAAATATCATAA